TCTTCTCTACATGTTCTGATAATCAGCCAAGAGTGCTTGTTCAGGTTTATAAAAGTGGAGGTGCTAGAAACAAATACAATGATCTTCTTGGTGAACTCGAGCTCACAGGCATTCCTCGAGCCCCAAGAGGAGTCCCTCAGATCAAAGTATGTTTCGATATTGATGCTAATGGAATTCTAAATGTTTCTGCGGAGGTTAGGAATGCAGGAGTGAAGAACAAGATCACCATCATCAATGACAAGGGAAGATTGAGCAAAGATGAGATTGAGAGAATGGTGCAGGAAGCAGAGAAGTACAAGGCAGAGGATGGGGAGGTTAAGAAGAAGGTGGATGCCAAGAACTCATTGGAGAATTATGTTTACAATATGAGAAATACAGTGAAGGATGAGAAGTTTGCAGGGAAATTGGATCCAGCTGGCAAGCAGAAGATTGAGAAAGCAATTGATGAGACTATTGAGTGGTTGGAAAGGAACCAATTGGCAGAGGTGGATGAATTTGCAGACAAACAGGAGGAGTTAGAGGGCTTCTGCAATCCAATTATTGCAAAGATGTATCAAGGCGCTGGTTGAGACGTGTCAATGGGTGGTGGTGCTGAGATGCCAAATGGTGGTTATGGCAAGCCTAGCTCCGGAGGTTCTGGTGCTGGACCGAAGATTGAGGAAGTTGATTGAGGCATGACCTTGGGCAAGCAGGGTGTTCTGTTTTGCCTCTCTGCCCTTCTGATCTGTTTGGGCTTGTCACGTTTGACAGAATTCCTATGTAATGTAAAGTTTTAGTTGAGGCTTGAGGGATTCACATGTATGGAAATCTATATCAATACTTACGTAAAAGATATCCAGTTTGATTTTagtgaataaaaaatcttgaatatgttttctttctttctttgatttctttgttgggTTTTGATGTTAGAACTTAGCTTAGACTACCATATCATCCCCAATCTCCTGCAACTTCCATAGACTAGCAAGAAACTATTGCTTCTTAGGATTTGGTAGATTGAGAAAATTACACTAGTCTTGTATCTTATATCTTCGTTCTCGCGAATAACTTAGGAAGCCATTCCCAAATGGGTTCTCATAATTAGAGAGAGCTCGTGGACAGATTTCTCTGCTCTGCCCATGCAATGGTCTTTGGTGGGCATGGTTAAATGTGAAATGGCAGCTTATATCTACGAAAATACGGCCAGGGAGCCTCATCAAAAGGTCAAGTCTTGGTTCCAGTAGTGTGAAGGAAACCAAAACCATTGGACGGGTGCCCATCCGTATTTCTGCagtttaaaacataaaaaatggaaTATATGATTTAATATATGTTTCAAGAAAAGGGTCAGTGGGAAGTATTTCTTTAATATATGCTTCTTTATATGTTTGTCTGAAGATTTAGAACAAGGAAACCTATAACAACAATGGCTAAAACATCATGGCTGAATCCCTTGCTTGTACTTTAAAACTAACCCactttagaatttttaatttggtccattGATAAAGAAGATAGCGACAAGATATGATAATCCtattgttaaatgttaatggctCTGGAGAAAATTCTTTGTTAACTTAAATAAGGGAATCATGCAGTTGTGTGATTCATCTTCTTTTATCAAGTGGGTTGCTGGTTTAGATTAAGCAAAGacacaaaatcttcaaaaaccATAAAGTGATTTGTTATGCTTGATTCTTATACACGGTCCAAGCCTCATGATGGAGATTAGCTTAGATGGGAGATTTCAATAGCAATTTGTGTTCCAATTATCTGACAAAAAGAGGATGGCTAGTGGAATAAAACCTGTAGTTcccatctttattattattattattattattattgcaaaAGCCTTCGTAGTGCCTCCAATGTTTAGCTACCGGAACATCCAAGCGGCATCCATTAACTATAGAAGCTCTGATAATGGTTTGGTCTTCGAAATAAGATATCAAGAGGTTGATGGTGGTCGCTATAGTGGAACATCATCCCACTTCACATTCGTGTGATTCTGCTCCTACTAATTGCATGAAAGTAACTCAGGAATCATATAGCCTTGGTGGAAAACGCGTTGTAATGTGGTGTTCTCTGGCAGCAGAATTGTTTCTGGTTGGAGCTTGGGATAGAAGATCTGATGTCACTTTGTTACTCCTTTCCATCCCCTTCTCCCCCAAGagagtaaaagaaagaaacaattgTAAACGAAAACTATCAGTTGGCTTTAAGTATTTCGTGTTAGTGTTTGCTTGATTTCATAGATTTTATGGTGAATTTATAATTGATGGCATTACTTGTGGGAAAGAGGCGTGTAGGCATAACAGCTAGGCATTCCCTTCTGATAGCGTGTGGTTTGGCTCAAGCTTTTTACATTTGAAATTCGGGAATGTATATATCTTATTGTctggagaaagaagagagactTGCTGGTGATTTTTAGTCAAATTCTTGaaagttcaaaataatattCTGATGCCAGAGGCGTTACAGTGCATGTACAGAAAATAGGGAAGGTGTTAGTCATCACTGAGCGTGGATGACGACATTCCTAGAGAGGAAGCAAAAGTGGCAGTTGTGTCGCCACTGAGATACCTCTTTAGTCTGTCCAAGTCATCAGCAGCATCGAGCATTGTAGGCCTGGTAGTGGGGGACTCCTGAGTGCAAAGAATACCCAGCTCAGCTAATTCTCCGATTGCAACTTCCCACATCCTTTTCACTTCAGGAGATTGATCTCTTGAAGCTCTCATCAAGGAAGAGTCTACCACTCTTTCCACTCTCCCATGGTAGTGAGTCTTCACCCATTTGTGTAGGTTTAGCCCATCAACAAACATGGCATCTGTTGGCCTTTTTCTGGTCAAAATCTCAAGAACTAGAACGCCAAAGCTGTAAACATCTCCTTTTGTAGAAGTGTTTGATCCAAACCCATACTCTGCATTATAAGAATTCAAAGTGATTTACTCGTTTTTATATCAATGTGAAGTAATTTAGAAATTTGTACCTGGTGCGATATATCCAACTGATCCGCATACCAAATTTGCTGTAGAGTTTCCCATATTGTCAACCGTCCCACCGTTTCCACCCGCAACAGTCATAACTAATCTTGCTATACCAAAATCAGAAACCAGAGCGGTCATGTCATCGTTGAGAAGAACATTACTTGGCTTTAGATCACAATGTATGACTTTAACAGGAGAGTGGTGATGCAGATAGGCCATTCCTTCTGCTATGTCACTGCAAATGCTAACCCTCTGGAGAAGAGTCAAATCGGAACTGCATGAACCCAAACCTGTCTCTGAATGTGGATATAAACGGCTATCCAAGCTTCCGTTTGCCATGTATGGAAGAACAAGAGCCTTGAAATCAGGAAGACTGCATGCTGTTATGATCCTTATCAAATTTCTGTGCCTAATCCTCTTCAACACCTGGCATTCCCTGTTAAAACTCTTGGTTGAATTTCCAGACTGCAACTGCAATACCTTTACGGCTATGGCTGTCCCATCTTGAAGAAGTCCCTTGTAAACACGGCCATAGCCACCCGTCCCAAGTAGTCTCTGCTCCTCAAATCCTTCTGTGGCTTCCAAGAGTTCTCTATATGTAATTCTTGGAAAATTGTGGATCAGTTCcggtgttttttgttttcttgccaGCTCTGTGTCCACTGAGTTTCCAGAGGAAACATTTGCCTTGATGCGGCGGATTCCAATCACACAACATATTGTTGTTAAGATAGCTGATGCAAATATGACCAGTACAAATATAATCAACATACGTGAGTGAAACCAATTTCTTTTTCGAGAGCATTTCGGCATGCCATAAACTGTGCCACAAAGATGCCGATTACCTAAGAATGACTTATCTGTGACAGAATTGAAGACACCGCCAGAGGGTATTACTCCTGCAAAGTTGTTGAAAGAAAGATTTAGGAAACTGAGGCTTTGAATTTTGTTGAGGCTTGTCGGGATCCCTCCAGACAAGTGGTTTCCGGAAACATCAAAGGATTCAAGGTTCTTTAGATCACCAATGGAATCAGGCAGGTGCCCTTCAATAGAATTACGTGAGAAATTTATCAGCTTCACTGCGATGCAGCTTGATATCTGAAAGAAGACACTTCCACTGAGGTTGTTTGATGAAACATCTATCTCTTCCACATTTTCCAGCTTACTGAGTTCTATAGGTAAAGGACCATCAAGATGATTGTGTGAAAGATTTAGAAATCTTCGGATCTCACGTATACCCGATATTTCTGCAGGGATGCTCCCTGTCAATTTGTTATAGGACAAATCCAGCTTGGACAGATCAGTGCACTGCCCTAATGTTGGAGGAATAGTTCCTGAAAGGAGGTTGTTGTTGAGAAACAGAAAACTCAGTCGAACCAAGTTTCCTAGAGTTGCAGGAATTTCACCGGAGAGTTGATTGTTTGACAAGTCAAGCAGACCAAGACGAGGGAGCTGACATAATGCTGCTGGAATTGCACCAGTTAATAAGTTGTGTGATAAGAAAAGCTGCTCCAAGGAAGACATCTGGTTGATTTCAGCTGGAATGGTTCCATTTAGAGAATTGGATGTCAAATTCAGCACTGTAAGATTGGAAAGATGTGCTATTTCTGAAGGGATCATTCCAGAGATCCTGTTTTCTTGCATTAACATGGTATCTAGATTGACACTAAGTCGGCCAATGGAACTGGGCAATCTTCCTCCAAGATTCATACCAGCCATCTCGAGCTCCTCTAATTCGGTACAATTTGCAAGTGCCGTGAAGAATGGCTCGAGGTTGGTGTTGCGATCATGGCTGACCATATTATTATACGATAAATGCAGTGAGACAACTGAATATAGTTTCCCTATGATATTTGCAGGCAATTCTCCAGTGAGATTGTTATACTCTACATCTATATTATATAACTCTGAAATGTTGGCTAAAGATGCAGGAAGTTCTCCTGTAAATTGATTGTTGTACAAATTGAGGTTCCAGATGCCTGGACAATTTCCGATCTCTTCAGGAATCCGGCCTGTGAGCAAGTTCTGGGACAGGTCTATATTTGCTAATGAAGTGCAGTTTGAGAAGAAGGAAGGTGGAAGTGTGCCCGTCAAATGGTTTCCGTTGAGAGATAGCACAGTAAGGTTGGGAAGAATGGAAAGAAATTCTGGAAATGGGCCATGTAGATTGTTGCTGTCTAGCAAGAGAGAATGCAGATGctgaagagaagaaaattcaGGAGGAATAATGCCATAAAAGTTATTCTCGGAAAGACTGAGATTTCGAAGCCCGCTGAGATTTGAAATGATGGGAGACAGTGGCCCTGTGAGTTCACTGCGGGACAGATTGAGTTTTACCACACTGTGTCGGTGTTTGTTGCATCTGACACCTGCGAAGCTGCAGACATCTCCATCTTCAGTCCAGGTAGCTAGCATGGACTTTGGATCAAAAACTATGGTCTTTTTGAATGCTAGAAGAGCAGACTTGTCAGCAAGCAAGGAATGGTTACGATGGTGGTGAGAACCTGAAACTGCAAAAGGAGACATTAGAAATAAATGCTGGAGCAGCAGCAGAAATGTTCCGATGAAGATCATTTTTCTTCTGTTGTAAGTGTCCAGTAATGTTTCTTTTATGAGAACCCTTGCTCCCTACACTTTCATCCTGCTTCATAATAATGAATTActgtcagaaaaaaaaatcttgaacttTTAACAGAGAGGTGCAGATGCGATTGATAGAATAAAAGAGTGGTACAAATGAAGAGATAATTGATCTCtaaggaataaaaaagaaattcagtgCAGGTTATGATTTTGTGGAGGGACTAAAAAACTAATCTCACCTCTTTCCTCATGATGAGTAGACCTTCAACTAAGCCTAAATGAATATGCATTGAAGGGACAACAGAGCAGATTGgcttatcctttttcttttcgtAGTAGGGCACGCGCAATTTCAACCTTTACTGTTGAAATATGCTTTACTTTGCCTGCACAGTTGCATATGCCTGTGATACACGCACAAAGAGGTTGCATGTGAGATTTCTTTACCCTGTTCATCGTGGATGCAAGACGTGTTTCTTTCAGGGACTGCAGTTGACATTTTTGTGTGATAGGAGTAAAACTTGTTTCTAGAAAAGCTCAGTTGACATTCTTAGTGTTCTTCGAGTGCAGATGACTAAGGCCACTGTCTGTGGCTTGTCCTTCTGGAACAAGATGCCAATCCTGAGTCATATCAACCGAAAACAACGGGAATGAATCTCTCGTTTTCATGGTACAGAAAGAACCAAAATTTCTGCGCAAGTCTGTCTATTGTTTTTGGTTGTCTCGTTAtcatttcttcatcatcatcacaaaTGGAGAATTTGATGGAAATGAAAGCCTCCACTAGGCTTGGAATAGGTGGTTGAGTTGGTGGAGAGCTAGAGTCCAAGAGGTATCTTCTCTTTGTGATCTCTGATTCGAATTCCTTTGTCCACTAATATTATTTGTCACAGACCGCAGGGCATGATCTTGAAAGTCTTGTTTAGAGAGAAAAGATTTGGCATGGTGCATGCAAGCCAACACATTATACccttcctaaaaaataaaaaagaatgccAAAATCTTTTAGGAATTAGGACCCACCCTCTTTCGGGAAGTTTGTGGCTGTCCAGTTTTTTCGATCCACTTGCAAGCTTTTTTGAGCTGTTCTCCGTGAGTTAGGCGCTCCTAGTTCGCAAATTGCATTTTCATAATCAATTTATTCTTCACTTTTACTTTTAGATTGGATCTACACTCCATCATGATATCATCAAGTGGATGGTGCTCATGGAGTAGTGGTGCTAGGATTTTTTAAGGCCTTTGGCCTACTCTATCCTATGATCCTGCAGATCTGTGATTTTTTAACAGAGACGGTGCAAGTTTTCTCTTGTTCGTCAAGTTTTTACCCTTTTAGATACTCAAATTTCAAGATTACACAGGATATTTACGTCTTGTTAGACTTCATCCCGGTGAATTCAACTCTATGGTGCCTCCATGAATGCTGGAGGTAACACAGACAAGGTTTTTCTTGGGGTACCTTTTGTACTGATTTATATCACTGTATATATATGTTCTTATGGTGAGGATGAAATTTCACTTTTATACTGAAAAGAAAGTGATGAAGTCCGGAAAAACTTGCTTTTATGGCATGCGAAATTGGATCTAGATGTATGAGCTGGGTTTTCGGGTTTAggcttaattattcatcaattaATCATAAGAAATACTATCCCATATACAtttctgaaatttatttttatattttaaaagtgtttttttttaaattaaattaaattttatatttttttattttaaattaatatttgttttagtattttcaaatattttaacatattgatattaaaattaattttttaaaaattattattttaatatatttttaaataaaaaatattttaaaaaataatctttccaTATGTGGATTAGTTATTTAGagagtgtttgagagtgtggtagcgattgcttttcaaatagcttttcgtgccgaaaagcatgccaataatgtttttttcattttttaaaaaatcatttttgacatcagcacatcaaaacgatccaaaaagtacaaaccacactcaattttagtaaaaaaaaaagaaaaatttgaatttttttgaaaagctggtttggccgcaatgccaaacagatAATACAGCCAGGCCGAACGGTTTGAGTGTTGCAGTGAAAACAAAAGATGGTTGTCGTTTGGGCCATGTGGCCCAAACGACAACAAGCTATTTTTTTAAGCCCATTTTAAGTGTACcggaagaaaggaaaaaaaaggaagaaataccCTTACCAAACACTCCTCTTGCAATAAAAAAGTAACCATGatgaaggtgtttttttttttaatttaatgaataataaaaatcattagcaGTCACTTTAAGGctatttataaatgaaataatactttaatttaaaaaaaaatcaaagaagaaaaaataaagcttaCTATTTAAATGCAATACATCTATAGATTCTATAcaactaaggaaaaaaaatacttttcgagtttattcaaaaacaatatatccaagaattaaaaatttatttttcaagtgtgtcaaatttgtattgactttgaaaatatattttgtttgatatttttcattgttttcttatgcatgtttttttttttaattttctaaatgacaagaaatattaataataacatatccttcttttatataaaaacacttttagtaatataaaagattacagttcttttcttttacattttcatatttgatcaacatcatgaatttattcattttattataaatttatttttaaaaaatatattttcctgGAGTTAACTTTTCCGtgattacttttaatttataagggaaaaaataatattttatagttagATTATCataggtataaaaaaataagatggatagtatgaataatgatttcaattttttataacaatagtTACTATCTTGAAgggcttcttgttttttctattgaaaaaaattcatatttcttttaatttactagtaaaaataaaaattaaaaatgaaggaaaaaaaagaaaaaaaaaaatgaaaaaaaaaaaaaccaaaatcgaaTTAGATTTGAAAACGGTTTGGAGTTACGTTATAAAtaatgtttcattaaattttaaatttattatttttttata
This region of Populus alba chromosome 3, ASM523922v2, whole genome shotgun sequence genomic DNA includes:
- the LOC118054575 gene encoding heat shock 70 kDa protein-like, yielding MARNFARASILMKLGEGNEKVQDLPVFDVTPLSLGIKTAGDVKTVLIPRNTKIPTKKELIFSTCSDNQPRVLVQVYKSGGARNKYNDLLGELELTGIPRAPRGVPQIKVCFDIDANGILNVSAEVRNAGVKNKITIINDKGRLSKDEIERMVQEAEKYKAEDGEVKKKVDAKNSLENYVYNMRNTVKDEKFAGKLDPAGKQKIEKAIDETIEWLERNQLAEVDEFADKQEELEGFCNPIIAKMYQGAG
- the LOC118054674 gene encoding putative leucine-rich repeat receptor-like serine/threonine-protein kinase At2g24130, with amino-acid sequence MIFIGTFLLLLQHLFLMSPFAVSGSHHHRNHSLLADKSALLAFKKTIVFDPKSMLATWTEDGDVCSFAGVRCNKHRHSVVKLNLSRSELTGPLSPIISNLSGLRNLSLSENNFYGIIPPEFSSLQHLHSLLLDSNNLHGPFPEFLSILPNLTVLSLNGNHLTGTLPPSFFSNCTSLANIDLSQNLLTGRIPEEIGNCPGIWNLNLYNNQFTGELPASLANISELYNIDVEYNNLTGELPANIIGKLYSVVSLHLSYNNMVSHDRNTNLEPFFTALANCTELEELEMAGMNLGGRLPSSIGRLSVNLDTMLMQENRISGMIPSEIAHLSNLTVLNLTSNSLNGTIPAEINQMSSLEQLFLSHNLLTGAIPAALCQLPRLGLLDLSNNQLSGEIPATLGNLVRLSFLFLNNNLLSGTIPPTLGQCTDLSKLDLSYNKLTGSIPAEISGIREIRRFLNLSHNHLDGPLPIELSKLENVEEIDVSSNNLSGSVFFQISSCIAVKLINFSRNSIEGHLPDSIGDLKNLESFDVSGNHLSGGIPTSLNKIQSLSFLNLSFNNFAGVIPSGGVFNSVTDKSFLGNRHLCGTVYGMPKCSRKRNWFHSRMLIIFVLVIFASAILTTICCVIGIRRIKANVSSGNSVDTELARKQKTPELIHNFPRITYRELLEATEGFEEQRLLGTGGYGRVYKGLLQDGTAIAVKVLQLQSGNSTKSFNRECQVLKRIRHRNLIRIITACSLPDFKALVLPYMANGSLDSRLYPHSETGLGSCSSDLTLLQRVSICSDIAEGMAYLHHHSPVKVIHCDLKPSNVLLNDDMTALVSDFGIARLVMTVAGGNGGTVDNMGNSTANLVCGSVGYIAPEYGFGSNTSTKGDVYSFGVLVLEILTRKRPTDAMFVDGLNLHKWVKTHYHGRVERVVDSSLMRASRDQSPEVKRMWEVAIGELAELGILCTQESPTTRPTMLDAADDLDRLKRYLSGDTTATFASSLGMSSSTLSDD